In Candidatus Contubernalis alkalaceticus, the genomic window GTGGTGGTAATTTTCTCTAATTCCAAAAAAAAGTTACTTTATGATTGTTCAGCAAATGAGGTGTTTCCGGCCAGATAGGCCTCCCATCTATAGAACATGTATAATCCAAAGCTAATTTTCACCACTCCATCCAGAAGACCAAAGACTAAAAACGGTGTATTTGCAAAAAATATTCCTGCAATCGGTATAATTGAACACAATATACTGAGGTATAACATAACCCGGCCATGGACAGGAATGAACAAGAGAAAATGAATCCCTGTGGCCAGTAAAGTACCCAGCCATACCATACGCCAATCACCGCTGGATATAAACGATCCACCCATAATAAACACCAACGGAAACAGTGAGATATCACCATACTTAGCCATTTTTTTCTGCAGGGAGTTCATTTCGCCCTTAAGACTATATTTTCTCTTCACATAAGGATTAAGCTCAGTAACATAAAGGCTAAGGCCATAACCAATCATAAAGACAAACGGATTTAATTCAAAACTGCCCCCAACCAGAGTTGCTAAAACAAGAACAGATCCAATTAACATCAGCCAGACTCCAATAACCCGGACGAGTGGGTATTTTACTGCTTTACTTTTTGCTGCGTACTCCATATTGACCTCCCTGATTTTATCCCTAATATACTACAACCCGATATTCTGATCAAAAACTAAACAAGTGTTATTCATATTATTCTTTCGGTACTTCTGTCAGCACAACTTATATTTTATTAATTCAATCGCTTGTTCAACATCACTTTCAAAATTAATAGAAAAGAGAATAGGGGTTCCCTCCGCGTACCTTTTTGATTTTTCAATATGTTTTTTTATATCAATACACCATACTATACTTTATCATTTACTATTTTACTAGTAACAAAAATGAACATGACTATAATCGTTGCTAACCATAACGGAATGGTTACTATAATGGTTTTAAAATATATACTACCTAGTATTATTATAGTGAAAGCGGCACCCGCAATAAGCCATTCTTTCAAAAATGATACTACTTTACTATTGTTTTTAGAATTAAATGCCGTTTTAGTAATAAACCACACAATAAAGTTTGCTATAAGAATAATAGCAAGTATAGTTATAACGTCTCCAACCGTTAAGACAAAATTAAACGCAGCTTCGTCTGATATGAAGCTAATTACTAAGTTTTTGACTAAAGCAATAAGCCCTAAAATCCATATTACATTAAGAGAGGTACCTAAGTGCCCCATAATCTTATCTTTATTTGTCTTCTTAGGCATAGCTTCAATAATCTCATCACAGGTTTCCTTATACCTTCCCCCCATGACCTTTTGAATATTATCACCTCGTTGCTGACCATCTATAATTAATTCAATAATATCTTCTCTTACAACTTCTTGATTATATTCTGTTAAATCAGAACCTCGTAAGTAGACAATCATATTTGTATAAATTTCCTTGTTATCATCAGAAATCGCTTTTTCTCTACTGTTATT contains:
- a CDS encoding DUF6609 family protein, which encodes MEYAAKSKAVKYPLVRVIGVWLMLIGSVLVLATLVGGSFELNPFVFMIGYGLSLYVTELNPYVKRKYSLKGEMNSLQKKMAKYGDISLFPLVFIMGGSFISSGDWRMVWLGTLLATGIHFLLFIPVHGRVMLYLSILCSIIPIAGIFFANTPFLVFGLLDGVVKISFGLYMFYRWEAYLAGNTSFAEQS